The Nitrososphaerales archaeon genome includes a window with the following:
- a CDS encoding helix-turn-helix domain-containing protein: protein MVRNEYSIEVNSQSKVVEVTFASIITLDMVESILNRLKNYIAENYQIKIVGYINREYKYLRAFTLGLSLFGNEDRVIFENKAKFRRAERRLIREQMKELRDKGYSVKQISERLNIPLKTIYRWLKE, encoded by the coding sequence ATGGTCCGCAATGAGTATTCGATCGAAGTCAACTCCCAAAGTAAGGTAGTCGAGGTTACATTCGCATCGATCATTACTCTCGATATGGTAGAAAGTATACTCAATCGACTTAAAAATTACATTGCAGAAAACTACCAGATCAAAATAGTAGGCTACATTAATAGAGAATATAAATACCTGAGAGCTTTCACACTCGGCCTCTCCCTTTTCGGCAACGAAGACCGTGTTATCTTCGAGAATAAAGCAAAATTTCGAAGGGCTGAGAGGAGGTTGATTAGAGAGCAGATGAAAGAACTTAGAGATAAAGGGTACAGTGTTAAGCAAATCTCAGAGAGGTTAAATATTCCATTAAAAACCATCTACCGATGGCTTAAAGAGTAG
- a CDS encoding KaiC domain-containing protein produces MSDRVDVGIPGMNEILHGGIPRRNIILLSGGPGTGKSIFGQQFLYAGFRLNEPGILVTLEEHPVQIRINMDRFGWEPRKYEQDGKFAIVDAFTSGIGESSKRERYVIKDPDDIPSFLDVIRQAITDLNAQRVVIDSVSTLYMTKPMLARSTLMLIKKVLAGLGCTGFLISQVSVTDRGFGGPGVEHAADGIIRLDLDEYQGELKRSIIVWKMRGTEHSMKRHPFEITSKGIIIYPDKTVRVMPKGSIEGGENV; encoded by the coding sequence ATGAGTGACCGTGTAGATGTAGGCATCCCAGGTATGAATGAGATCTTACATGGTGGGATACCGAGGAGGAATATTATTCTATTGTCCGGTGGACCTGGTACTGGAAAATCCATCTTTGGTCAGCAGTTCCTTTATGCTGGTTTCAGATTGAATGAACCGGGCATTTTAGTGACTTTGGAGGAGCATCCTGTTCAGATCAGGATTAACATGGATAGGTTTGGTTGGGAGCCTAGAAAGTATGAGCAGGATGGGAAGTTTGCAATAGTGGATGCATTCACCTCCGGGATTGGCGAATCATCTAAGAGAGAGCGCTATGTGATTAAGGATCCCGATGATATCCCAAGTTTTTTGGATGTTATTCGACAAGCGATTACCGATTTAAATGCGCAGAGGGTTGTCATAGATTCTGTTTCAACACTTTACATGACCAAGCCCATGTTAGCGAGGTCGACATTGATGCTGATAAAAAAGGTCCTGGCCGGTTTGGGATGCACAGGATTCCTTATTTCACAAGTAAGCGTGACAGACCGTGGATTTGGCGGTCCCGGTGTTGAGCATGCGGCCGATGGAATTATAAGGCTTGACTTGGACGAATATCAAGGCGAGCTTAAACGGTCAATAATCGTTTGGAAGATGCGTGGAACAGAACATTCTATGAAGAGACATCCCTTCGAGATAACAAGTAAAGGTATAATAATCTATCCAGACAAGACTGTGAGGGTTATGCCTAAAGGGTCTATTGAAGGAGGTGAAAATGTATGA